From a single Lolium rigidum isolate FL_2022 chromosome 7, APGP_CSIRO_Lrig_0.1, whole genome shotgun sequence genomic region:
- the LOC124671515 gene encoding oleosin 16 kDa-like: protein MADHHRDNRGVLGGSGFGDRGYGGDHGQQQQHYQQKQPAMMCALKAATAATAGGSMLVLSALIMAGTVIALTVATPVLVIFSPVIVPAIIALALMAAGFVTSGGLGIAALSVFSWMYKYLTGKHPPGADQLDHAKARLASKARDIKEAAQHRVEQVQQG, encoded by the coding sequence ATGGCAGACCACCACAGAGACAACAGGGGCGTCCTCGGCGGCAGCGGCTTCGGCGACCGCGGCTACGGTGGAGACCatggccagcagcagcagcactacCAGCAGAAGCAGCCGGCCATGATGTGCGCCCTGAAGGCCGCGACGGCGGCCACGGCCGGCGGGTCGATGCTGGTGCTGTCCGCGCTGATCATGGCCGGCACCGTCATCGCCCTCACGGTGGCCACGCCCGTGCTGGTCATCTTCAGCCCGGTGATCGTGCCGGCGATCATCGCTCTGGCGCTGATGGCGGCCGGGTTCGTGACCTCCGGCGGGCTGGGCATCGCGGCGCTGTCCGTGTTCTCGTGGATGTACAAGTACCTCACCGGGAAGCACCCGCCCGGCGCCGACCAGCTGGACCACGCCAAGGCAAGGCTCGCCTCCAAGGCCCGCGACATCAAGGAAGCCGCCCAGCACCGCGTCGAGCAGGTGCAGCAGGGTTAA